CTTTCGCGACGCCTTCCCGCACCTGATTCACCTGGTGGACGAGGCGGTGCATGCCGTGGCGCAGCTGGACGAACCCATCGAGCAGAACTTCATCCGCAAGCACTATCTCGCCGACCTGACCAGCGAACTGCTCGGCCAGCTGCCGCGCGACACAGCCGAGCAGCGTGCGCTGTACCGGGTGTTCGGCTCCAAGCCGGGCACCTACGGCGCCGGCATCCTGCCGCTGATCAACGAGCAAAACTGGCAGGACGATGCCGATTTCGCCACCGCCTACATCAACTGGGGCGGCTACGCCTACGGCCGCCATGTCAACGGCAGCGACGCGCGTGAAGACTTCCGTCACCGCCTGTCCGGCGTCGAGGTGGCGCTGCACAACCAGGACAACCGCGAGCACGACATCTTCGACAGCGACGACTACCTGCAGTACCACGGCGGGATGATCGCGACGATCCGCAGCCTGACCGGCCGCCAGCCGCGCCACTACTTCGGCGACAGCCACAACCCGGACAACCCGGCGGTACGCGGACTGAAGGAGGAAGTGCTGCGCGTGTTCCGCTCGCGCGTCGCCAACCCGAAGTGGATCGCCGGCATCCAGCAGCACGGCTACAAGGGCGGGCTGGAGCTGACCGCCACGGTCGACTACCTGTTCGGCTACGACGCCACCGCGCACGTGGTGGACGACTGGGTGTACGAGCAGTTGGCCGAAACCTATGCGTTCGACCCGGCGATGCAAGCTTTCTTCGCCGAGAGCAACCCGTGGGCGCTGGGCGCCATCACCGAGCGGCTGCTCGAAGCCGCGCAGCGCCAGCTGTGGGAAGCTCCGAAGCCGGACACCCTGACCGCGCTGCGCGAACTGCACCTGCAAAGCGAAGCGATGCTGGAAGCGCGCGGGGAGAACCCGAAACGATGAAACACAACTATCCCTTCGCCGCCATCGTCGGCCAGGAACAATTGAAGCGTGCGCTGCTGTTGTGCGCGGTCGACCCGACGCTCGGCGGCGTGCTGATCCGTGGCGACAAGGGCACCGCCAAGAGCACCGCCGCGCGCGGCCTGACCGATGTCTTGCTTCCTATCCAGCGGGTTAGCGGCTGCGCCTTCAACTGCGCACCGGAAGCGCCGCTGGCCGAGTGCGACGCCTGCCAGAACGCTGACACGTTGGCCGAGCCCTCGCCGGTGCCGTTCGTCAACCTGCCGCTCGGCGCCACCGAAGACCGCGTGCTCGGCAGCCTGGACTTCGAAAAAGCGCTGCAGAACGGCAGGCAGGCGTTCAAGCCCGGCCTGCTCGCCGCCGCGCATCGCGGCCTGCTCTACATCGACGAGGTCAACCTGCTGGCCGACCACCTAGTCGACGTGCTGCTCGACGTGTCCGCCATGGGCACCAACACCGTGCAGCGCGAGGGGCTGTCGGTCAGCCACCCGGCGCGCATCACGCTGCTCGGCACCATGAACCAGGAAGAAGGCGAGCTGCGCCCGCAGCTGCTCGACCGCTTCGGCATGATGGTGGAAGTCACCGCGCCGCGCGACCCGGCTGTCCGTACCGAGGTGGTGCGGCGCCGCCTGGCGTTCGAGGCCGACCCGGCCGGCTTCGTCGCCGGCTGGCAGGCCGACACCGACGCGCTGCGCTCGACGATCCAGGCAGCACAGACGGGGTTGGCCGAGGTCGCGCTACCCGACTCGCTGTTCGCCTTCATCAGCCAGCTGTGCTGCGAGTTCGAGGTCGCCAGCCTGCGCGCCGACATCGTGATGCACAAGGCGGCGCGGGCGATGGCCGCGCTGGATGGCCGCGACGCGGTCACCGCCGAAGACGTGCGCAACGCCGCCGAGCTGGTGCTGCCGCACCGCCGCCGCCGCAAGCCGTTCGAGCAGACCGGGCTGGACCGCGAGCGGCTCGACGAGCTGACTCAGCAGGCGTCCGCGCCGCCCCCACCGCCGCCCGAGACGGAATCTCCGTCCGGCGACGATACGTCAGACGCCGAGCCATCCGAGGATGAGATCAACGACGACGCCCAGCCGGGCACCGCGTCCGAACAGCTGTTCGCCACCGGCGCCGCCAGCGAGGTCGGCCGTATCGAGGTCCGTGCACTGCAGGCGCACGAGGCCAGCGGCCGGCGCAGCAGTAGCGCCGGCGCCCGGCGCGGCCATTACGTGCGCGCCGTGCCGAACGAGGCGCCGAGCCAGCTCGCCGTCGATGCCACGCTGCGCAGCGCTCTGCTGCGCAACCCCAACGAATTCGCCGTCACCCGCGCCGACCTGCACGACAAGGTACGCGTCGGCAAGCAGGCCAACCTGATCCTGCTGGTAGTCGACGCCTCCGGCTCGATGGCGGCCAAGCGGCGCATGGAAGCGGTCAAGGGCTGTGTGCTCGGCCTGCTGCAGGACGCCTACCAGCGCCGCGACCAGGTCGCGGTGATCGCCTTCCGTGGCAGCGAGGCCGAGCTGGTGCTGCCGCCCACGCGCCAGGTGGAACAGGCGGAACGGGCGCTCTCCGAGCTGCCCACCGGCGGGCGCACCCCGCTGGCGCACGCCTTGCAGCTGGCGGTCCAAACGCTGGCGCAGCACGCGCGCCAGGACAACCTGACGCCGCTCCTAGTGGTGCTGAGCGACGGCCGCGCCAACATCGCGCTGGATACCCGGCAAGACCCGTGGAGCGAGGCGCTGGCGCTGGCCGCCGGCCTGGCCGACCAAGGCACGCCGGCGCTGGTGCTCGACACCGAAGAAGGCTACGTGCGGCTGGGCCGTGCGCGCGAGCTGGCCGAGGCGCTGCAGGGCGAATACCTGCCGCTCGACAGCCTGTCGGCCGACCAGCTGACGCTGACGATCCGCGAAAGGCTGGGACGATGAGCGGCAAGGGAAAGGTCTACCTGATCGGCGTCGGCCCCGGCGACATCGAACTGTTGACACTGAAGGCGGTGCGCCGGCTGGCACTGGCCGAGGTGGTGCTGCTGGACGACCTGGCCAACCCCGAGGTGCTGCAGTTCACTGCGCCCGGTGCCGAGGTGGTCCACGTCGGCAAGCGTGGCGGTTGCCCGTCGACGGCGCAGACCGACATCGAACAGCGCATGCTGGCCGAAGCGCTGGACGGCCGCTGCGTCGCCCGCGTCAAGGGCGGCGACCCGTTCATGTTCGGCCGTGGCGGCGAGGAAATGCAGACCCTGCTCGCCGCAGGGATCGAGGTGGAAGTGGTCAACGGCATCACCGCCGGCATCGCGGTGCCGGCCACGCTGGGCATCCCGCTCACCCACCGCGACCACGTGCACGGCGTCACCTTCGTCTCCGGCCACACCCACCAGGGCGACGAACCCGACTGGCGCCTGCTCGCGCAGAGCGGCATGACGCTGGTGATCTACATGGGCATGGGCCGCCTCGCCCACATCGCCGGACAGCTGCTGCAGCACGGCCTGCCGGCCGATACGCCGGCGGCGGCGATCCAGCACGGCACCCGCCCGGAACAGCGCCAGGTGCTGAGTACGCTCGAATGCCTGGCCGCGGACGTGGCGACGGCGCAACTGGGCAGCCCGGCGCTACTGGTCATCGGTCGCACCGTCGGCCTGGCCGCCCGCCCGCTACCGATTACGCAAATAAAGGAATTGCCATGATTATCTGTATCGGCGCCGGCCCCGGCGACATCGGCTACCTGCCGCAACGCTCGGCCCAACTGATCCGCGAGGCCGACGTGGTGGCCGGCTTCAATGCGGTGATCGACGTGGTGCGCCCGCTGATTCCGGAGACGGCCGAGGTGATCCAGATGGGCTACCGCGACCAGGTCGCCCAGCTCGACGAGGTCGCCAAGCTGCACCATGCCGGCAAGAAGTGCGTGGTGGTGTTCATGGGCGACATCCACTTCAGCGGCTTCCAGTACCTGGAACGCGTCGAGCGCGCCTGCGGCCACCCGGTGGACACCATTCCCGGCATCTCGTCGGCACAAATCCTGGCCTCGCGCGCCAAGGTGTGTTTCGACGAAACCACCTTCATCACCTTCCACCGCCGCGGCGACCTGACCCCGTTCAAGCGTCATCTGGCGCACGTGCTGCAAGACCAGCGCAACGCCATCGTGATTCCCTGTCCATGGGACGAGGCGCGCTCGTTCATGCCCTGGCACATCGCCGCCTACCTGTTGGAAAACGGCATTCCGCCCGGGCATCGCGTGGAAGTCTGGGAGAACCTCACCCGCGGCGACGCCGAATGGCATGGCACCTTGGCCGAATGCGTCGAGCAGCGTTTCTCGGACATGAGCATCATGCTGATCCGCACGCTGGACCCCATGGCTAGCCAAATCGAACCAGCCCCTAGCCAGATCGAACCTCCGCCGGAGGCCGTATGAGCGCGGCCGACGATTACGCCATCGTGCTGGCCGGCCACGGCAGCCGCGACCCGGACGGCGTCAACGAGTTCATGGCACTGGTCGAGCTGCTGCGCGAGCGCGCCGCCGGCCGCCGCGTCGAGCATGGCTTCCTGGAATTCGCCACGCCGACCATCGACCAGGCGGTCGGCGCGGTGATCGCCGACGGCGCGAAGAAGGTGGTGATGGTGCCGGGCGTACTGCTCGCCGCCACCCACGCCAAGAACGACATGCCGAGCGAGCTGCTGGCGCTGCAACGCGCCCACCCCGACACCGAGTTCCACTTCGGCGCGGCGATGGACCTGCACCCCAAGCTCTTGGAGCTGTGCCGCCAGCGCATCATCGAGGCCGAGGGCACATCCGGCCAGACCGTGTCGCGCGCCGACAGCTGTCTGGTGGTAGTTGGCCGAGGCACCTCGGACCCGGACGCCAACTCCGAGATTTCCAAACTGACGCGCATGCTGGAAGAAGGCATGGGCTTCGGCACCTCCTTCGTCTGCTATTCCGGCACCGCCAAGCCGCTGGTGGCCGACGGCCTCAGGGCCGCCGCCCTGCTCGGCCACCAACGCATCGTGGTGTTGCCCTATTTCCTGTTTGACGGCGTGCTGGTCAAGCGCATCTACGCCGCAGCGAACGACTTACAGGCGCGTCACCCCGAGATCGAGGTGCTACCCGCGCCGTATCTGGGCGTGCATCCGCACGTCGCCGACGTGTTCCTGGAACGCGCCCGCGAGGGCGTCGAGGGCCGCGCCGCGATGAACTGCGCGCTGTGCAAGTACCGGGTACAGATCGTCGGCTTCGAGGAACAGGTCGGCACGCCGCAGCAGGGCCACCACGGCCTGGTGCGCGGCCTGCTCGGCCGCTCAGACGCTGCTCCGGCGCCGACAACGGAGTGGCCGGCCTATGTGCCGCACCCGATCGAAGCGGAGAGCATGCGCATCATCGACGAGGGGCGCGACTGGTCCGACGTACCGGCCGATCACCAGGTCGTATTGAAACGCCTGGTGCATACCAGCGGCGACTTCGACATCGTCGACGACCTGTACTTCTCGCCGGGTTCGGTCGACACCGGCATCCGCGCGCTGCTGCGTTGCCGGCGCATCGTCGCCGACGTCACCATGGTGCAGACCGGCCTCAAGCGTGCGGTGCTGGATCAATTGGGGGTGGAGACCTGGTGCGGCGTGCACGACAAGGAAACCCACCTGTTGGCCGAAGCGCATGGCATCACCCGCTCGGCCGCCGGCATCCGCCGCGCCTGGCAGAAGTTCGGCAACGACGTGGTGGTGGCGATCGGCGACGCGCCGACCGCGATCATGGAAGTGGTGCGGCTGGTGCGCGAGCACGGCTGGCGCCCACAGCTGGTGGTCGGCCTGCCGGTCGGCTTCGTCGGCACGCGCGAGTGCAAGGACGAGCTGCGCCGGCTGATGCAGGTGCCGCGCATCACCAACCGCGGCACGCGCGGCGGCTCGCCGTGGGCGGCGTCGGCGGTGAACGCACTGATGATCGCCGCGATTGATCGCATCTACCAGGAACAGCAACAACAGCCATGAGCGCCCCGCTCCGCCGTCCCTTCGACCTCGCCACGCCGGCGCCCAACGGCCTGCGTCGCGGGCGCACCACAGGCAGCTGCGCCACCGCCGCGGTGAAGGCGGCGCTGCTGATGCTGGTGCGCGATCAGCGCGCTGATGAAGTCGAGGTGAGCCTGCCGGACCCGGACTACTACCTAGAGGTGCCGATCCAACATGTAGAGCGCCTGGCCAGCGGCGCAGTGCGTGCCGAGGTACTGAAGTACGGCGGCGACGACCCGGACAACACAGACGGCGCGACGATCTTCGCCGAGGTGGCGGTGAACGACACCGGCGCGGTGCGATTTCTCGCCGCCGAAGGGGTCGGCACCGTTACCCAGCCGGGTCTGCGTGTACCGCCGGGCGAACCGGCGATCAACCCGGTGCCGCGCCAGATGATGCAATGGGCGGTGAACGAAGTGCTAGCCGGTTCGGCCAACCCTGGGTTTGACCTAGCGGTCGGCTGCGTCGACGGCGAGAAGATCGCCAAACGTACCTTCAACCCGATGCTCGGCATCGTCGGTGGCATCTCGATACTCGGCACCAGCGGCATCGTCGAGCCGATGTCGCTGGCGGCGTGGATGGCGTCGATCGAGGTGTATATCCGGGTGGCGCTGGGCGAACGCCCCGACGCCATAGCCTTCACTCCGGGCAAGATCGGCCGCGGCTACGCCGCCGACACGCTGGGCTTGCCGAAGAAAGAAGTGGTGCAGATCGCCAACTTCGTCGGCGTGTCGCTCGACTACACGCAGGCGACGCTGGAAGAACAACAGGCGCGGCTCGGCACGCTGTGGGTGCTCGGCCACCCCGGCAAGATCGCCAAGCTGCTCGACGGCGTGTGGGACACCCACTCCAGCAAGAGCGGCATGGCGATGGGCTCCGTCGCCGCCGTGGCCGCCGAGCTCGGCTTTGACGCCGGGCTGGCGGCACAAATCGAGAAAGCCAATACCGTGGAAAACGTCGTACAGATTTTGCGAAACGAACCGGGCGCGCAGGCGTTCTGGATCGACATAGAACGGCGCGTCGCCGCACTGATGCAACCGAAGGTGCCGCGCGTCGACCGTGTGGCGGTGCGGCTGTTCAGCATGGACGGCACGCCGCTGGGTGAAGCAGCCGGAGAAGCGGCATGAGCCTCGGACACTTCGTCGGCGTCGGCGTCGGCCCCGGACCAGCCGGGTTGATCCCGGTGGCGGCGCTGGTCGCGCTGCAGGCGGCCGACCTGATCTACCTGCCGCGCGCGCGCTCGAGCGAAACCTCGGTCGCTCGCCAATGCCTGGCCGGCCTCGCCATTCCGGACGAGAAATTCCGCGAGATCGAGTTCCAGATGGACCCGGACCGCAGCGTGCTGTCGAGCCACTACGGCGAATTGGCCGCAGCGGTCGCCGCCGAGCTGCGAGCCGGGCGCCACGTCGCCTACCTGACCATCGGCGACTCGATGACCTACTCGACCTACGGGTATTTATTGGCCGCGCTGCGCGACCTGGAGCCCGAGCTGCCGCACACCACCTTCCCCGGCGTCACCAGCTTCGCCGCCACCGCGTCGGCCTTGTCCTGGCCGCTGGGCGAAGGCAAGGAGCGGATCTTGATCCTGCCCTGCCCGGACGAGATGGCCGAACTGCGCGCCGACATCGCCAGCCACGACATCGTGGTGCTGATGAAGATCGGCGCGCGCCTGCCGGACGTGCTGAATCTATTGAACGAAATGGGCATCGCCCGCCACTGCGCCTTCGCCCGCCGCATCGGCCTGCCCGGCGAAGTGCTGTGCGATGACGTAAGCACCCTGACCCCGGACGCCAGCGGCTACCTCGCCACCATGCTGATCCGCCACAACGCCCGCGAGAAACGCCACCCATGAAAGTCTATTTCATCGGCGCCGGCCCCGGTGCCGCCGACCTGATCACGCTGCGCGGCAGCCGGCTGCTCGGCAGCGTACCGGTGGTGCTATACGCCGGCTCGCTGGTGCCGGCCGAGATGCTGCAGCACTGTAGGCTTGACGCCGAGATCTTCGACACCGCAGAGCTGTCGCTCGACGAGCAGGAGGCGCTGTATCGCCGCGCCCAGCTCGAGGACAAGGACGTGGTGCGGCTGCATTCCGGCGATCCGGCGATCTACGGCGCCACCGCCGAGCAGATGCGCCGTCTCGAGAAGCTCGGCATCGAGTACGAGATCGTCCCCGGCGTGTCATCGTTCACCGCCGCCGCCGCGGCACTAGGCAGCGAGCTGACGCGTCCGGCGGTGTCGCAGTCGATCATCCTCACCCGCGTGTCGGGCCGCGCCTCGGCGGTGCCGGAGCTGGAGTCGATCGCGCGCTTCGCCGAACACCAGGCGACGATGTGCATCTTCCTGTCCGGCCAACGGCTGAAACAGACCATCGCCGACCTGTTGCTGCACTACCCGGCCGACACGCCGGTGGCTCTGGTGCGCCGCGCCAGCTGGCCGGACCAGGCGATCCACCGCAGCACGCTGAGTGCGCTGATGAGCGAGGTCAAGCAAAAGGACTGGCTGCTGACCACGCTGCTGCTGGTCGGCCATGCGCTGTCGCGCGAGGGCGGGGTCGAGTCCAGCCTGTACGCGGCCGGCTTCACCCATATTTTCCGCGACGGCACCGACCGCAAGACGCCGCGCCCGAGCAAGCGCAAGGCCGCGAAGGATTCGGCGTGAGCACCGGCATCTGGCTGGTACGTCCCGACGCGCTGGACCTCGGCCAACGTCTGGCCGAAGCGCTGGGCGCGACGCTGTACCAGCCGTGGGCCCTGCCCGACAGCCCGCGCGAGCAGTTCCGCCGCGCCTTCCACCAGCACCGCCAGTGGATCGCGGTGATGGCGAGCGGCATCGCGGTGCGCTACCTCGACGGTCTGCCGGCGAGCAAGTACACCGACCCGGCGCTGGTAGTGCTGGACGAAGCGGCGCGCTTCGCCATCCCGCTGCTGTCCGGCCACGAGGGCGGCGCCAATGCGCTCGCCTACGCGGTGGCCCGGCTCACCGGCGCGGTGCCGGCCGTCACCACCGCTACCGAGGCGCTCAAACCGTTGACGCTCGGCATCGGCTGCCGGCGTGACAAGTCGGCGGATGACATCGAACGCGCGGCGACCAGCGCGCTAAATGGCAGAACCTTGGCCGAAGTGCGCGAAGTCGCCACCATCGATCTCAAGGCCGACGAGGCAGGCCTGCTGGAGTTCTGCGCGCGCCATGAGCTGCCGCTGCGGGTGATCGCGCGCGCCGACGTGGCCGCGCGCGCCTGGGTGGGCCAGCCTTCCGCGTGGGTGCAGCAGAACGTCGGCGTCGATGGCGTGTGCGAGCCGTGCGCGCTGATCGCCAGCCCGCGCGGGCGGCTGATCGTGCCCAAGACCGCATTGGACGGCGTCACCGTCGCCGTCGTAGAAGACAACATCGAAATGAAAGTACCCAACCCATGACCGGCAAACTCTACCTGGTCTCCGTCGGCCCGGGCACCAGCGAACTGATCCCGCCGATGGTGAAGACCGCCCTCGCCGCCAGCGAGGTGATCGTGTCCTACGAGCTGTACCTGACCTGGATCCAGCCGTGGATCGCCGGCAAGGACATCCGCACCCTGCCGCTGACCCAGGAGCGCGACCGCGCCCAGCTGGCGCTGGAGCAGGCGCGCGCCGGCAAGACCGTGGCGCTGATCTCCAGCGGTGACATCGGCATCTACGCCATGGCCACGCTGGCGTTCGAGGACATGCGCGAGGACGACAGCTTCGATGTGCAGCTGATCCCCGGCATCACCTCGGCCAACGCCTGCGCCTCGCTGCTGGGCGCGCCGCTGTCGCACGACTTCGCCACCTTGAGTCTGTCCGACCTGCTCTGCCCGTGGGAGTGGATCGAGAAACGCGCGCGCCACATCGCCGCGGCCGATCTCGCCGCTGTCTTTTACAACGTGCAGAGCAAGCAGCGCCAGGAAGGCGTGTACCGCATTCTCGACATCATGCTCGAGCACAAGCGCCCCGAGACGCTGTGCGGCATCGTGCACAACGCCTACCGCGAGGGCCAGACCGTCGAAGTCGTCACGCTGGCCGAACTGCGCACGCGCCGCTTCAACATGCTGACCTCGATCGTCATCGGCAACCGTTTCACCAAGCGCAAGCGCGACTGGATCTTCTCGCCGCGCGGCTACGGCAACTGGGACGACACCCCGGACACCGTCAAGGCCGCCACCCTGCCCGAGCGCGCGGTGTGGGTGTTCTCCGGCACCAGCGACGGCAATGCCTTGGCGCGCGAGATCGCCGCCCAGGGCCAACCGGTGGTGGTGTCCAGCGCCACCGACTACGGCGCCGAGCTGGTCGAGCAGAACTGCCCCGGTCTCACTACGGTGTCCGGCCGCCTCGGCATCGAGCGTCGTCGCGAGCTGCTGCGCGATAGTGGCGCGCGGGTGATCGTTGACGCCACCCACCCCTACGCCACCGAGATGTCGCAGCAGCTGATCGCGCTGGGTCAGGAACTCGGCCTGCGCTACCTGCGCTACGAGCGCCCCAGCGCCGCCGACACCCATCCGGCCGAACACGTCGCGACGATGGAAGACGCCGCCAGGCTGGCGATGGCACGCGGCCAACGCATCTTCCTCGCCACCGGCTCCAAGGACCTGGCCGCCTTCGTCAAGGCCGACGGCGCCGACGAATGCGAGTGGTTCGTGCGCCTCGCCCCCGATCCGCAGCATCTGCAGCGCGCCATCGACGTCGGTATTCCGCGCTCGCACCTGCTGGCGATGCAGGGCCCGTTCTCGCAGGCGGCCAACGAGGTGCTGTGGCGCGGCTGGGGCATCGACTGCGTGGTGACCAAGCAGTCCGGCGACGCCGGCGGCTACGGCGCCAAGGCCGCCGCCGCCGCGGCGCTCAGCATCCCGCTGATCGTGGTCGACCGGCCCAAGGTCGACTATCCGGCGGTCGCCAGCGATTTCGCCGGCGTACTGGCCGCGCTGAATCAGGCACAACCGGCATGAGCGCACCACGCATCCCGGTCACCGTCGTCACCGGCTTTCTTGGCGCCGGCAAGACCACGCTGCTGTCCAATCTGATTCGTGACAGTAAGCAGCGCCGGCTGGCGATTCTGGTCAACGAATTCGGCGAGGTGTCGATCGACGGTGCGCTGCTGCGCGTCGAGGGCGAACGCGGCGAGGTGGAAATTCACGACCTGTCCAACGGCCTCGTCGCCTACGACGACGACGAGGACTTCCTGCCGACCATGCTGGCGCTGTGGCAGCGCCGCAGCCTGATCGACCACGTGCTGATCGAAACCTCCGGCCTGGCGCTGCCCAGCGCGGTGATGGAACAGCTGCAGGGTGAGGCGCTGGCGCCGTACTTCGTGCTCGACGCCACGCTGGCGGTGGTCGACACCCCGCTCTTGCTCGCAGGCGGCTTCGGCCAACCTGCAGCACCGGACGTTACTACGTCAGCAGCCGATCTCCCGATCGCCACGCTGTTCGAACTGCAGCTGGCCAACGCCGACATCGTGGTGTTGAACAAGATCGACGCACTCGGCGACGAGGCGCTGCTGGCAGCCGAAACCCGCGTGCGCCAGCTGGCGCCGTCGATCCGCTTCATCGAACTGGCCTACCAGGCCCGGCTCGACACCCGGCTGACGCTGGGGCTACACCTGCACGAACCGGCCAATGCCGCGCACCGCCACTATGGCCCGGTGTCCAACATGCCGGGCCTGGCGATGCGCCCGCTGGCCAACCAGGGGCAGCTCGACGGCCACAGCCATAGCGGCCTCGGCGCGCACAGCCACGGCTTGGCCACCCATAAGCACTTCCACGAACAGGACCCGGGCTGGCAGTCGTTCATGATTCGCAGCAAGGAAGCGCAGGATAGCGACGTCCTGCGCGAAGCCATCGTCGCCATCGCCCGCAGCGAGCCGCTGTTGCGCATCAAGGGTTTTGCGCCGCCACGCGCGGGCGGCGGCCGGCTGCTGATCCAGGGTGTGCGCAGCCGCATCGAGTTGCAGCACGAACCGGACGCCGCACCGGCACGCCAGGCGCAACTGGTGTTCATCGGCTACCACCCGAGCCGCCCGCGCATCGTCGAACAGCTCTGCGAACTGACCGGCACCGCCTGGCACTAACCAAGGAACCCATGATGAAAACCGACCCGACCTCCCACCAGCGCATGACCGAACGGCGCAAGGCCGGCTTCGAGAAGAAGAAGGCCGCCGCCACCAAGGAAAAGGGGCTGCTGATCGTCAACACCGGTACCGGCAAGGGCAAGAGCAGCGCCGCCTTCGGCATGGGGCTGCGCGTGGTCGGCCACGGCATGCGTCTGGGCGTGGTGCAGTTCATCAAGGGCGCGCTGCACACCGCCGAGCGCGACCTGCTGGGCGGCTTCGACAACTGCGATTTTCACACCATGGGCGACGGCTACACCTGGAACACCCAGGACCGCGACGCCGACATCGCCACCGCGCGCAAGGGCTGGAACGAGGCATGCCGCATGATCGAAAGCGGCGAGTACGACATGGTGATCCTCGACGAGCTCAATATCGTGCTCAAGTACGACTACCTGCCGCTGGACGAGGTGCTGACGGTACTCGCGGGACGCTCGGCCGACCTGCACGTGGTGGTCACCGGCCGCCACGCGCCGGAGGCGCTGCTCGAGGCAGCGGATCTCGTCACCGAAATGAAGCTGGTCAAGCACCCCTACCGCGAGCAGGGCATCAAGGCGCAGCAGGGCGTCGAGTTCTGAGTATGAGCACCGACACCGTGCGCCGCTGCCCGGCGCTGTTCCTCACCGCGCCGGCCTCGCATCAGGGCAAGACCACGCTCACCGCCGGCCTGGCGCGCTACCACCGTGACCAGGGCCGCACCGTGCGCGTGTTCAAGACCGGGCCGGACTTCCTCGACCCCTACATCCTCGAGCGCGCGTCGGGTAACCCGGTGTACTCGCTCGACCTGTGGATGACCGGCGAAGCCGACTGCCGGCGGCGGCTGTACGAGGCAGCGGCCGATGCCGACCTGATCCTGATCGAGGGCAGCATGGGCTTGTTCGACGGCACGCCGTCGAGTGCCGATCTGGCGCAAACCTTCGGCGTGCCGGTGCTGGCCGTGATCGACGCCACCGGCATGGCGCAGACCTTCGCTGCCGTCGCGCACGGGCTGGAGAGCTTCCGCCCCGGCCTGCCGTTCTACGGCGTGCTGGCCAACCGCGTCGCCAGCGCCCGTCACGCCGAGATGCTGCTAGAGGCGCTGCCACCGGCGCTGCGCTGCCTCGGCACCGTGATGCGCGAAGACGCCATGACGCTGCCGGAGCGCCACTTGGGACTGGTGCAGGCGCAGGAGATCGGCGACCTCGAACGACGCCTGCAGACCGCTGCGGTGCAGATCGCCGACACTGAACTGACGGCTCTGCCGCCGGCCGTCGAATTCCAGCCGGCGCCTATCGTGCCGGTGCCGCCGCTGCTTTCCGGCGTGCGCATCGCCATCGCCCGCGACAAGGCGTTCTCGTTCATTTACCCGGCCAACCTGGAGCTGCTCGCCGCGCTCAGGGCGGAACTCGTGTTCTTCTCGCCGCTGGCCGACGAGCCCCTGCCGCCGGCCGACGCCGTCTACCTACCGGGCGGCTACCCGGAACTGCACCTCGCCGCGCTCTCGGCCAACCTTAGGACCAAGACCGACTTGCAGGCGCACGTCGCGGCCGGCAAGCCGCTCTACGCCGAATGCGGCGGCATGCTCTACCTGCTCGACGCGCTCACCGACAAGGCCGGCCACCGCGGTGCCCTGCTCGGGCTCCTGCCCGGCAGCGCCACGCTACACGGCAGGCTGGCCGGGCTAGGGCTGCAATCGGTCGAACTGAACGGCGAGACGCTGCGCGGCCACACCTTCCATTATTCGAGCCTGCAGACACCGCTCGCCCCGCTCACCCACGCGCAGCGCGCCAGCGGCACGGCGCCTGGCGAAGCGGTCTACCGCCACGGCAGCGTGCTGGCGAGCTATCTGCATACCTACTTCCCGTCCAACCCCACCGCCGCCGCCGGCC
This DNA window, taken from Crenobacter cavernae, encodes the following:
- the cbiD gene encoding cobalt-precorrin-5B (C(1))-methyltransferase CbiD — encoded protein: MSAPLRRPFDLATPAPNGLRRGRTTGSCATAAVKAALLMLVRDQRADEVEVSLPDPDYYLEVPIQHVERLASGAVRAEVLKYGGDDPDNTDGATIFAEVAVNDTGAVRFLAAEGVGTVTQPGLRVPPGEPAINPVPRQMMQWAVNEVLAGSANPGFDLAVGCVDGEKIAKRTFNPMLGIVGGISILGTSGIVEPMSLAAWMASIEVYIRVALGERPDAIAFTPGKIGRGYAADTLGLPKKEVVQIANFVGVSLDYTQATLEEQQARLGTLWVLGHPGKIAKLLDGVWDTHSSKSGMAMGSVAAVAAELGFDAGLAAQIEKANTVENVVQILRNEPGAQAFWIDIERRVAALMQPKVPRVDRVAVRLFSMDGTPLGEAAGEAA
- the cobI gene encoding precorrin-2 C(20)-methyltransferase, whose amino-acid sequence is MSLGHFVGVGVGPGPAGLIPVAALVALQAADLIYLPRARSSETSVARQCLAGLAIPDEKFREIEFQMDPDRSVLSSHYGELAAAVAAELRAGRHVAYLTIGDSMTYSTYGYLLAALRDLEPELPHTTFPGVTSFAATASALSWPLGEGKERILILPCPDEMAELRADIASHDIVVLMKIGARLPDVLNLLNEMGIARHCAFARRIGLPGEVLCDDVSTLTPDASGYLATMLIRHNAREKRHP
- the cobM gene encoding precorrin-4 C(11)-methyltransferase translates to MKVYFIGAGPGAADLITLRGSRLLGSVPVVLYAGSLVPAEMLQHCRLDAEIFDTAELSLDEQEALYRRAQLEDKDVVRLHSGDPAIYGATAEQMRRLEKLGIEYEIVPGVSSFTAAAAALGSELTRPAVSQSIILTRVSGRASAVPELESIARFAEHQATMCIFLSGQRLKQTIADLLLHYPADTPVALVRRASWPDQAIHRSTLSALMSEVKQKDWLLTTLLLVGHALSREGGVESSLYAAGFTHIFRDGTDRKTPRPSKRKAAKDSA
- a CDS encoding cobalamin biosynthesis protein — translated: MSTGIWLVRPDALDLGQRLAEALGATLYQPWALPDSPREQFRRAFHQHRQWIAVMASGIAVRYLDGLPASKYTDPALVVLDEAARFAIPLLSGHEGGANALAYAVARLTGAVPAVTTATEALKPLTLGIGCRRDKSADDIERAATSALNGRTLAEVREVATIDLKADEAGLLEFCARHELPLRVIARADVAARAWVGQPSAWVQQNVGVDGVCEPCALIASPRGRLIVPKTALDGVTVAVVEDNIEMKVPNP
- the cobJ gene encoding precorrin-3B C(17)-methyltransferase, which encodes MTGKLYLVSVGPGTSELIPPMVKTALAASEVIVSYELYLTWIQPWIAGKDIRTLPLTQERDRAQLALEQARAGKTVALISSGDIGIYAMATLAFEDMREDDSFDVQLIPGITSANACASLLGAPLSHDFATLSLSDLLCPWEWIEKRARHIAAADLAAVFYNVQSKQRQEGVYRILDIMLEHKRPETLCGIVHNAYREGQTVEVVTLAELRTRRFNMLTSIVIGNRFTKRKRDWIFSPRGYGNWDDTPDTVKAATLPERAVWVFSGTSDGNALAREIAAQGQPVVVSSATDYGAELVEQNCPGLTTVSGRLGIERRRELLRDSGARVIVDATHPYATEMSQQLIALGQELGLRYLRYERPSAADTHPAEHVATMEDAARLAMARGQRIFLATGSKDLAAFVKADGADECEWFVRLAPDPQHLQRAIDVGIPRSHLLAMQGPFSQAANEVLWRGWGIDCVVTKQSGDAGGYGAKAAAAAALSIPLIVVDRPKVDYPAVASDFAGVLAALNQAQPA